The sequence TCATATACTTAATAATAAGATGATCAGGAATAGACATAACTTTACCGAAAATATCTTTTGAAGAATCGTTAAAAGCTATATAATTGTCATAACTTTTACTCATCTTTAAGTATCCATCTGTCCCCTCAATTAATGGCATAGTAAGCACAACTTGAGGTGATTGGTCAAACTCTTCTTGAAGCTTTCTTCCAACCAAAAGATTGAAAAGTTGGTCTGTACCTCCAAGTTCCACATCGGCTTCGATAACAACAGAATCATACGCCTGGGCTAAAGGATACAAAAATTCAGATATACTTATAGGCTGATTTTCTTTTAACCTTTTACTGAAATCATCTCTTTCAAGCATTCTTGCAACTGTGTATCTTGATGATAGATTAATTATATCCGCAAAAGATAATTTAGAGAGCCACTCACTATTAAATTTTACCACGGTTTTATCGGGTTGGAGTATTCTAAAAGCTTGTTCAACGTATGTCTTAGAGTTTTCTCGTACTTCATTTTCAGAAAGCAGAGGCCTAGTTTTTGATCTTCCAGACGGATCTCCTATTCTTGCGGTGAAATCCCCTATTATTAAGTAAACGATATGACCTAACTCTTGAAACTGTTTTAATTTTCTTAATACAACAGCATGCCCTAAATGAAGATCAGGCCTAGAAGGATCCACCCCTAATTTAACTTTTAATTGACTTTTATTTTTTAATTTGATCAGAAAATCTTCTGGTGTAATAAGATCGACGGAATCTTCTTGTACAATTCTAAGTTGGTCTTCAGGGCTCAAATGTTGGATCCTCCTTTAAGCTATTATCCATGTTACCAAAAAACAGTTGATCATAAAGAGTATACCAAAAGTTAGAGCAATTTTGGAACTTTTATCTAACCCTTTCTCTCGACCAAAATTGGTAGCCGAACCTCCGGCACCAAACGCTCCACCTATTTCACTATTTTTCTGCATTCTTTGCAGTGCAAAGTAGATTACTCCCAAGGCTAAAATGATATGAATAATTATCAGCAAGACACCTAGAAACCCCATAAATTTCCTCCTCTTTAAAATATTGATTATCAATAAAAATTTATAATTCTTTTTTTATTATATCATACGAAATAACGTTATGCAAACCTTTTTTAAATTTCTAAAAATAGAGAAAAATGGAGTTTTCTCCACTTAATCGATA is a genomic window of Petrotoga sibirica DSM 13575 containing:
- the tyrS gene encoding tyrosine--tRNA ligase, with the translated sequence MSPEDQLRIVQEDSVDLITPEDFLIKLKNKSQLKVKLGVDPSRPDLHLGHAVVLRKLKQFQELGHIVYLIIGDFTARIGDPSGRSKTRPLLSENEVRENSKTYVEQAFRILQPDKTVVKFNSEWLSKLSFADIINLSSRYTVARMLERDDFSKRLKENQPISISEFLYPLAQAYDSVVIEADVELGGTDQLFNLLVGRKLQEEFDQSPQVVLTMPLIEGTDGYLKMSKSYDNYIAFNDSSKDIFGKVMSIPDHLIIKYMKYLTDIPKDKIKNMEDQIKSGEVNPRDIKMILAEEIVTILYNKDEAEKAKQNFVSIFQKREMPEDLPEIQIKSGETILDIVSKTKVYDSNSEIKRAIIQGAIRINDEKINDFKQIVDCDDGAILRVGKKSYFKIKKVK
- the secG gene encoding preprotein translocase subunit SecG, which codes for MGFLGVLLIIIHIILALGVIYFALQRMQKNSEIGGAFGAGGSATNFGREKGLDKSSKIALTFGILFMINCFLVTWIIA